From Cotesia glomerata isolate CgM1 linkage group LG3, MPM_Cglom_v2.3, whole genome shotgun sequence:
TATGAACGACTAGTCAAGCTGTAGATCCCTTATCAGTTGTTACAGTAGCGGGTGATTCGATTTTGGCAGAATCATGTTTTGATACGTTAGCATTATTTGTTTGTTGAGTTGCATTTTGATTAATGTGCAATGTAGTATGATGGAATTTCTTACAGACTCGACATCTGCTAGAAGTGCAATTTCCCTGGTGTACGCGAAGACAATTATTGCAGAGTTTactagattttacgaattttatgCGTTCTCCTACAGTTAATGCATTGAATGTGTGACATTTATAGAGTGGATGTAAATGTTTGCAATATGGGCAGGCAGAAGAGGAGGTTGTCACTAAAGCTCGAACTGGCGTGTCAGTTTTTTGTttcttcaaattattattcgaGTGCTCATTACGTCTTCGTTTGGAAGAATGATCGGAATCGCGATGTTTATCGGGTCTGTGTGTATTAAGTCTGAAGGCAAAGTTTGAGATAAATTCACAAAATGATTCGAATGTTGGGAGAGTGTCGTTGTCAGTGAACATTTCTTgccatttgtttttaatttctgatgGTAACTTATTTTCTAATATTCGTACAAGTAAGGATTCggtaatattaatttgaaatgaCTGTAGATTATTTATATGTTGCCGAGCATCATCTATCAACttgtttaaattatctgtTGTTGGGATCGAAATTGTATTAAGATTAAGTATCGAGTCATAATGTTTACAAATTAATGCTCTTTTCTTCTGATatgttttagttaaaaaatcccAAGCTTTAATATAATTCTCTGCACTCGCATCAAAAAGCGCTAGCTTGTTAGTTGCTGAGCCAATTAAACATCCGCGgaggtataaaaatttgtttagatCATCAAGATCATTACGTGTATCAATAAGTGTTTTAAATGTGTTTTTGAAAGATAgccaattttcaaaattaccaTCGAATTTAGGTAAATCAGTAGTAGGGAGTTTAGCAAGTCGTTGAGTCTCAACAAAGGTAGTATTTCCCGCTGTAGTATTATTCGTACTAATGTTTACATTATGTGAATTATTATGGTTAGTCCTATTCAATTGAGTTAACTTTTCAAATTGATCCATAAGATCGTAAAATAATGTACGAACGTCTTCCGCgagatttatttcattatccTCTGGTGTAGTTAATTCGAGTTTCTCAATAAGTCTTTCATATTGTTCAAATAATTCCTTTACTTTTGTAAAGCGATAGTTAATGGACTTAGTTTTAACACCTTCAGCTGTTAGTTCATCCTGAAGTTTAGTAATTTTCGAAGCTATCATTACGCGTTTTTGTTCTAAAGAAACCCTTGGGTTATCcattttgtgataaatttataaaaataacagtaataataatcgtgataaatattaattgataattaattgtcttatttctataataaatagATTACTTGTGGTGATCAATTTATCTAAGAAACGACTTAAacacttaattataattaataataaataatttgagaattaataatgaagatagagattaactaataattaattattctgtcGAACAATAACTAGTCACCATACAATGACCAATTAATTGtcgattattaaataattaattaaattaaattatacgtaaataataagaataataacgtacgtaaatatttaaatgataaccAATTGCACTATTCGATTGATAAATTGATTGCTTAGTGACAACCAATCCGTCAGTCAAACTTggacaattaattaaaattacaaatgaaaaagttgaatatattgtcaAGTGATAAAATGATATGATAGTTAGtatggaataaattttaataattcaaaaacttaTCTCATATGTGTTGAAGTCCAACGATGCTGGCAGCAGCTGGGTGGTGTAGTGATTGGATCCTTGGATCGTCTTGCTCGTCTTCGCAAATCAGGGTTCGTGTGCACTTCAAACCTCACAGGAGGCACCAAatgttttgtcgaaaactatcCACTTAGGATAGTTtccgtaattgttttaaaaattatagttaatttgggattaggatattaaataaattatgcgTCGATTTGTAGGGGaataaaatgaagatttatttatccccagaggaggaaaactcagttgcactgagaaaaaacctcctcgaatgaaaaaatgtacaagtaAGAACGCAAAGCGTGTAGTGCGAATAAGACTATGTGTAAATTGCCGTCGCAATCAACACGAGGTGAGCTCAACCTTCTTAGAAACGCAAAATGTATTAATTCAGAATTCGTGAATTGACgctaacttttaagttaactaGAGTCGATTGATAGtgaaatactaattaattgaCGTACAATGTCAGTGTAGAGActgatgattataattattagtgtaggaactaattagataatttgacgtcagaattgaataattgatgaaatttgattTGATAGAATGATGGTTAAATGTCGAACGatgaatttaatgtaatttattataagtattgcGTATTAACTATGGATTGACTAAAGCCGCGTGGCTGATGCAATCCTTTCTCAATATGGCGCGCAATAACCGCGTGGcgtcacttattaattttgatttatttaactcactgaataattactaatgaaatttaatgattcgagaatttaattggtaattgaaattaatgaaactaataatatttaatgaaaattttaagtgttaAAGTAAATGCGTATTATACGTGATAAATCAGAAAACGATTGACACAGAGTAGTCGTACTAGTACAAGCGTCCAAGCACAACTGCTTTCCGCCCGCCACGCGAGCCGGCTTCTCTCCCGCTAACCAGGGCGCGCATGAGCGACAGCCATGGTGTGACACGAATTTACACGAGTTGGAGCGATCAAGCCCGAAGGCGCAACTCCTcatataaatttctattgaaTGTTTTTTCTATCGGTTAAACAGCAATAAACAATTTGAGATGGTTTGCCGGACGATCAACTTTTAAGAGATTGCAGTTTAAGTCACCCATAATTAGAATATTATTATACAATGGATAAAATTTCGCAAATTGATTTATGAAACTATCCAATAATAAGCCCTGCGGTCTTCTATAAACAGCTGAGAGGAGTATGCGATGACCGGACGGTGATAAGACTTCAATTAATATAAACTCAGGATGATTTATATCGTCAGCTTCGGATgagtataataattttgatttcaaaGAATTATGTATAAAACATGCAACACCTCCACCTCTGATATAATGTCCACTTGAATGTATTAGCCCTCGATCACGACGCAGAACCACATAATCCTTTAGCGCAATGTCACTGTCAGGGGTAAGCCAGGTCTCAACAACCGTAATAATTTGAGGCTTTAGCTCCATAACTAGGGCTTCAAATTGGGCTGTGTGGGCAGaaaaactatttatatttagacTTAGAATGTTTAATGATGAAATGctaacattatttttacaagGTAATTGCTATTCGAGTTTAGCCAGGTCAGCTTCAGAAGAAATCATGATTTTAGATGAATTATCGTCCTTTTTGGCATAAATTCTTCCCTTGTAAACCCaaacatatttaaatttaaaatgctTAGCTTTAGTTTTAGTGGTTTgtagtaatttataaacttgACTATGAAGAAATTCATTGATGTAAATTTGACGACCAGAATCAGTTTCAGAACTGGAATCAAAGATGTTATTTACTTTAAGTTTTTGTGAGCGACgttttatatcaataatgtGATGGCAAACATCAGATGATTTTAGATGTAAGACATATGAATGTGAAATTTGCTTCCTGTTTGAGGCGCTTTGTTTCCCTTTGACATTAAAATTGCGAATACTCAGAATTTAGCATATTTATGTTGatgttacttaaaaaatattatttatagatatttCGTCTGATGCGGTTGTGTATAATCCAAACAAAAACAGTCTTACTGTAA
This genomic window contains:
- the LOC123261358 gene encoding uncharacterized protein LOC123261358 — encoded protein: MDNPRVSLEQKRVMIASKITKLQDELTAEGVKTKSINYRFTKVKELFEQYERLIEKLELTTPEDNEINLAEDVRTLFYDLMDQFEKLTQLNRTNHNNSHNVNISTNNTTAGNTTFVETQRLAKLPTTDLPKFDGNFENWLSFKNTFKTLIDTRNDLDDLNKFLYLRGCLIGSATNKLALFDASAENYIKAWDFLTKTYQKKRALICKHYDSILNLNTISIPTTDNLNKLIDDARQHINNLQSFQINITESLLVRILENKLPSEIKNKWQEMFTDNDTLPTFESFCEFISNFAFRLNTHRPDKHRDSDHSSKRRRNEHSNNNLKKQKTDTPVRALVTTSSSACPYCKHLHPLYKCHTFNALTVGERIKFVKSSKLCNNCLRVHQGNCTSSRCRVCKKFHHTTLHINQNATQQTNNANVSKHDSAKIESPATVTTDKGSTA